The Bradyrhizobium diazoefficiens genome contains the following window.
GACACCTCGCACCGCACGGTGTTCCCGGTGTTCACATCAGGCGGCGGCTTCGGCATGAAGGAGATGGAAGGCGCGGCCGACGTGCTGATGGTCGCCGACCCCACCACGTTTCGCGTGCTCCCGTGGGCGCCGACCACGGGCTGGGTCCTCTGTGATCTCTATTTCAACGACGGCCGCCCGGTGCCGTTCGCAACGCGCGGACTCTATCGAAAAGCGCTCGACGAGCTCGGCAGCCGCGGCTGTGACTTCGTCGCGGGGCTCGAGGTCGAATTTCACATCTTCAAGCTCGACGACCCGCATATGCGCGCGGAAGACGCGGGACAGCCCGGCACGCCGCCGTCGGTGAGCCTGCTCTCACACGGCTATCAGTACCTCACCGAGCAGCGTTTTGATCAGATGGAGCCGGTGCTGGAGATTCTGCGCCGCGATATCATCGCGCTCGGGCTGCCCCTGCGCACCGTCGAGGTCGAGTTCGGGCCGAGCCAATGCGAGTTCACCTTCGCGCCGAAGAAGGGGCTGGAGCCCGCCGACAATATGGTGCTGTTTCGCTCGGCCGTGAAGCAGATCGCGCGCCGCCACGGTTATCACGCCACCTTCATGTGCCGGCCGAAGCTGCCGAATTTGTTCGCGAGCGGCTGGCACCTGCATCAGTCGGTCGTCTCGCGGGCGAGCGGCGAGAACCAGTTCATGGCCAAGGAAGGCGGCGAACCGCTCAGCGCGTTCGGCCGCGCCTACCTCGCCGGCCTGCTCGACCACGCCCGCGCAGCCACCGTGTTCACCACGCCGACCATCAACGGCTACAAGCGCTACCGCTCCTAT
Protein-coding sequences here:
- a CDS encoding glutamine synthetase family protein, with translation MTFVARHALWSNEQKDAATRMRRLVEEKNLEVIRLAFPDQHGILRGKTIIAAEAIASLESGCSITTTMLAKDTSHRTVFPVFTSGGGFGMKEMEGAADVLMVADPTTFRVLPWAPTTGWVLCDLYFNDGRPVPFATRGLYRKALDELGSRGCDFVAGLEVEFHIFKLDDPHMRAEDAGQPGTPPSVSLLSHGYQYLTEQRFDQMEPVLEILRRDIIALGLPLRTVEVEFGPSQCEFTFAPKKGLEPADNMVLFRSAVKQIARRHGYHATFMCRPKLPNLFASGWHLHQSVVSRASGENQFMAKEGGEPLSAFGRAYLAGLLDHARAATVFTTPTINGYKRYRSYSLAPDRAIWGRDNRGVMIRVLGGANDAATRLENRVGEPAANPYLYMACQVLSGLDGVDRKLEPGPSADTPYETEAPLLPKSLREAVTALKDDPFFREKFGAEFVDYYAHIKNAEIDRFLADVTDWEHREYFEMF